CAGGCCGAGTTCGACAAGGTCACCAGGGTGTTTGGATGTTTTTTGTTCGCCTTTCGGGGCATGTCCCCCTCCGATACCGGTAAAAATTTCGGCGTCGCTGTCGTTGAAATAATCGTGATTGCCGAAAAAGTCATAAATGACAAACTTTTGTTTTTGAATATGGTTTGCCGTTCGGGTACCGCGGCCGCGCATTTGCTGGTAAAGAATAGGGCTTCGGACCCTTCGACACATGACCAGGTGGAGAACCTCACGGCAGTCGAAACCGGTATCCAGCATACCCACGCTGACAGCCACCTGGGGATATTCTTCGCGTTTGAATTTACGAATGAGGTCATCGGCATTGGGCACGTCGCTGGTAATCACCTCGGCATATTGCCCCTTAAGTTCAGGATGCAGTTCGTTCAGGTAATGGGCCAGCCGGGCAGCATGATGCTTGGTAATGGCAAAGACGATGGTTTTACCCGGGGCGATCTTTTGACCCGGAGCAAGCTCCTGGTAGTTTTCCCAGGCGAGACGGTCGAATTCCTTCATCATCAGTCGGTTGGTTTGTTCATTGGTCCATTTCCGTTCGAACTCGGCCGGATCATAGGTTTCCCCCTCCACTTCCGCCCCCCCGGCCAGAATAACGGTAATACCGGTAGCGAATTTGTAAGGCACCAGGTATCTTTGCTCAAAGGCCTCCTGAATTGGAAAAGAAAAATCCGGTTGTTCGTTCCGGCATTGATAGAACTGAAAGGTATTTCTTTCAATATATTGGGAAGGGGTTGCCGTCAGCCCGATGTGCAGGGCATCGAAATGAGTCAGGGCTGTCTGCCAGGCCCCATAAATGGATCGATGGCATTCGTCGGCGACCACCACGTCGAAATAGCCGCTGGTAAACTCCGGATAACGGCCGATCATGGTTTGTAATAGGCATACGGTGATCTGCTGTTGCTGCAAAGCCATACCGGGACGCAACCAATAGCTGCCGTATTGGTTGCTTAAAATGTCCTGGAATGCTTCAATGGCCTGCTTGGCCAGTTGGTCCCTGTCCACCAGAAAGAGTATACGTTCGGCATGACCGGCAAGGATCAGCCTTTTCAGATATAGACCTATAAGGTCGGTTTTTCCAGTGCCGGTGGGCAGCTCTATCAGGAAACGTCGCTTGCCCAATTCGACGGCATGGTCCAGGGCCTGCATGGATTCCCGCTGATAAGATCGAACCTGGCGGGTTTCACCCTGGCGAAGATAATATTCCGGGATTTCGATGGTGGCTAGGGGCCTACGGGTGGCGCGCATCTCCACCAGACGCTCGAGATCGCGGCGGGAAAAGAAGGAATTAACGATACGGGCGTCATCGTTTCCATAATCCCAGAAATAGATAATCTCGCCATTAGTCAAAAAAATAAAAGGTGAGCCTATCTGCCTGGCATAGGGCAATGCCTGTTTTTTCGCCGCATAAGGTTCAATGGCCGAACGCTTGGCCTCGATGATGGCCAGAGGATGGCCGCGCTGGCTCAGGAGCACATAATCGGCCCTGCCGGTCGGAATTTCATCCCCGTCCGGGGTTAGGCGACTGGGTTCTTTCTGGTAAGACGCATGTGTTTGTGCCAGGTTTGAGGATCGGATATATTGCTCGGTCAGCACTTGTGATTTATCGGCAGGATCCCACTTGGCCTGTCTTAATAAGTCATCGATAACGATTCTGGCATCTGCTTCAGTTGAATGATCTCTCAACGGCACTCCTTGGAAGTTTTTTATCCATTATTGGTAACCGGGAAAATAATCAGCCAGATTCCTCCCATTCAAATAGACATCACAAACCACACGG
The genomic region above belongs to Deltaproteobacteria bacterium and contains:
- a CDS encoding DEAD/DEAH box helicase family protein; protein product: MRDHSTEADARIVIDDLLRQAKWDPADKSQVLTEQYIRSSNLAQTHASYQKEPSRLTPDGDEIPTGRADYVLLSQRGHPLAIIEAKRSAIEPYAAKKQALPYARQIGSPFIFLTNGEIIYFWDYGNDDARIVNSFFSRRDLERLVEMRATRRPLATIEIPEYYLRQGETRQVRSYQRESMQALDHAVELGKRRFLIELPTGTGKTDLIGLYLKRLILAGHAERILFLVDRDQLAKQAIEAFQDILSNQYGSYWLRPGMALQQQQITVCLLQTMIGRYPEFTSGYFDVVVADECHRSIYGAWQTALTHFDALHIGLTATPSQYIERNTFQFYQCRNEQPDFSFPIQEAFEQRYLVPYKFATGITVILAGGAEVEGETYDPAEFERKWTNEQTNRLMMKEFDRLAWENYQELAPGQKIAPGKTIVFAITKHHAARLAHYLNELHPELKGQYAEVITSDVPNADDLIRKFKREEYPQVAVSVGMLDTGFDCREVLHLVMCRRVRSPILYQQMRGRGTRTANHIQKQKFVIYDFFGNHDYFNDSDAEIFTGIGGGHAPKGEQKTSKHPGDLVELGL